In Magnetofaba australis IT-1, the sequence TACAAACCTCCGCTTATTATCTACACATTATAAACGGCTTGTTTGTCATTTTCCAACTGAACCGAAACACTTCTCGACTTCATCCAGGGTGAATCCACTAAATCTTACATTGATTTACTCATCCGATCGGCAAGACGAGGCAGGGGGCAAACGCTTCAAACATATCGATGTGATTCACCTGACGTTATTCGAATCATGATCATGAGTCTCATTGTGGATGAGGATGATCTCTTCATGAGTCACCGGCTACTAATGGAGAAAAAACTCCACCGCCATCTTCATACTGGAATTCAGGCAAACTCTGGAAATGTTCCAGCAGTGCATAAGCAGTGCAGTCTGTGCCTTTCCATAAAAATCGGCTCCAAGTGGGTTCCACCCGAGATCGCACTGGAAAAAAAGCTCTTGTCTGAGCTTATTTCCGGAGAAAATTTAAGCGTGTATTATGGGGTTTGTGATTCATGCAATCATAATTTTCGGAAAAAATGCAAACCCATTAGCATCGATCCTGTCACCGGTTCCCCGGTCGAGTGAAAATATCTCACAGCAATAAGATAAATCTTTGCCATCGAACTAGACCGTATAAAGACGACGCATTATCAGATCAAACATCTGATTTTATGAAAATTATGCCAAAATATGAAGTAGTCATTTCCGAAACCTGCCCCACACGCCCAACCAATCAGCTAACGGAAACCCACAGATTAAGAATTTTCTGTAAAACACTGAAATCACACAACGTCCAGTGGAAGTCCAGTGACACTGGACCTCGGCGTCAAAGTCCAGTGACGCGGAGAAAATGGCGGAGATCAGAGAAAATTTAGCTGCTGAGGGGGGCTGGGAGAGAATTTCTGAATTTTCCATTGAGACGCTAAGCATTGAAATTGTTAGCGTATTTCAGGCAACAAAAAACCCCGCATCTTGGAGTATGCGGGGTTCTTTGTATCTAAATGGTGAGGCGTGTGCGACCCTAATCGGAAATTCTCTAATTTTTTGGTGTGGTCCAAACAGAGAAAATTTGTGTGAAAACACGCTATACCAATATCGCGAAATAATCATCAACCAATTGATTTATATTGATTATTAAAATTTCTCGGAAAATTCTTTGCCCACGATTCCGCGTAAATTTGGGCAATCGGATTGGTTACCAAAATCAGATCACGGAATTTTTTCTTGGAAGCCACAGCTTTTGCCGCCCGCTCGCGATTAATCTTTTGCTGCGCCTTTCCCCTGGCACTGCTGCCCAGCTGTGATCAAAACGCCGATGGCGCTGACGATCTCCCGGATCCGCAATGCGGCCTCATGCGCCTCAATCTCGTCGTCACTCCCTAAGCGTCGGCTCTGTTCCTGAAACTCCTTGCCCAGGACCTGAGCAAATCCCTTCGCCAGATACTCCCCTCGCCTCACGCTCAGCAGCGTTGGCGGCATACAGCCCATCTCCACAGCCAGCGGCATAATCTTCGACCACCACACCCGTTCGGCAGCCGTCTTCGCTGCGTCATGAAACCCTTGAAACGCAGCCGTTGCATCAACTTCAGGCTGGTCCATCATCTGCTCTCAGCCACGGTTTGGAATTTTGGGTGTCGCCTTCTCGCTGACCCCCCGCTCGTCAAGCATGCTGATTCACCCAGCCCAAAAGTGACTGTAATGGCATGGCCCCGGATTGGCGCGCCACTTCCCGTCCGTCTCTGAAGATGATCATGGTCGGAATGCTCTGAATGCCATACTGACCGGCAATCGTCCGCTCCGCTTCGGTATCGACTTTGGCGACCCGGACCCTTGGCTCAAGAGATGACGCGGCCTGCGCAAACACTGGAGCCATCATTTTACAGGGACCGCACCACTCTGCCCAAAAGTCCACCAGAACAGGGATATGGCTGTTACCAATGTGACTGGCAAACGTCGCTCCCGTCAAATCCACGGGCTTACCTTGGAAGAGCTTGTTCTTGCAGCGGCCGCATCTCCCTTCAAGCGCAGGTCTCTCCACGCCAAGCCGGTTCGTTGCAGAGCATGACGGACACACTACTTGATAAGTATCACCCACGAATCATCCTCCTGTGTGCTGAGCGCTTTCCACTCAATCCAGCTGAATCCGTTTGCGCCCCTGCTTTATCTGGGCACGATTGCGCTTTCCCTCAAGGCGCCGCTTTTTGGATCCCAGGGTGCGCTTGGTCGGGCGCCTCGTCTTGGGCCGTTCCAGCGCCTGCCGAATCAGCTCCGCCAAACGTTCTCGGGCATCCAGCTGGTTTCCGACCTGAGTACGGAATCTGCGGGCGTCGATGATCAGCTCGCCATCCTTGGTCATGCGGCTCCCTGCAATCCCTTTCAGCCGCTGAAACATCTCCTGGCTGAGCACTGTGCACCGTTTGGCGCTGAATCGTAGCTGAACCGCTGTGCTGACCTTGTTGACGTTCTGCCCGCCAGAGCCTGAGGCTCGGATAAAGCTCTCCATAAGATCTCCTGCCGGAATGGTCAACGACTCGGTTATCACCAGATCATCCACCGGTCAGCGCCTCTCTCGGAGATAAGGCTCAAGGATCTCCCGCACAAAGGAACTGCGCAGCCCATACCTTCCACTCAACAACCACCGGCTAAAGCCGGTGGGTTAGCCTTACGGACTGAAAGTCCGGATACCGGCTAAAGCCGGTTTATTCTGGCTCCAACTGGAATTTGTCATTCGGATTCGGCTCGAAATGATGCTCAAGGTACTCCTGAACCATTTCATCTGTAATCTGACCGACCGTCGCGCAGAAGTACCCTCGCGCCCAAAAATGGCGGCCCCAGTATCGTTTCTTGAGGTGGGGGTATTCCTCAAACAATTTGCTCGACGAACGCCCTTTGATCCGGCGCATGATTTCACTTGGAGCCATGTTCGGCGGCGCAGAGACCAAAATATGGACATGATCTTTGCTCACCACCCCCTTGAGTATCCTGATCTCAAACGCTTCACACGTCTGCCGCACATACTCACGGACGCTGGTCGCCACCTCTCCACTCAGAACTTTGTAGCGGTACTTTGTCGCCCACACAAAATGGTACTCAATATTATATACCGTGTGGCTTCCGTATCGGTATTTCATGGACATAGCCCTCCTCTCCAGGAATACGTCCATTATGGCCTGATGCTGCCCATACCGCTACCACGTGGTCGGCTAAAGCTGACCGGCTAAAGCCGGTGGTTTGAACCTTAGGTTCGGAGAATCAACTTCTCGATCTTCTGCTTGACCTCATCCGCCTTACCCAACCTCTCGGCTGCACTCAGCGCCAGCCGGTAAGGCGTCAACACATCGAAGCCAGTGATTTCGTAACCCCCCCCCTGGCAAAGCCAGTGGATCGAGGCCATGGACACCGCCAACGAAAACTCTGGATCTGACTCTACCGTATCCTTGGCTGCTCTGTTCAGCGTCTGCGGATCGCTGGAGCTTTGAGTCGCAAGCCGCATGGCCAAATCACGGAATCCCAGCTTCCTGGCAGTGGCGAACCATTTCCCCTCAGCTCCCGGCGACGATCCGATGAGATCCATCAGGATTTCCGTCTTCTCCTTATGAGGATACCTCTTCACCAAAGCCCTGAAGGTGTTGATGTGAGTATTGGACTGGTTATTCCGCAGGCCAAAGCGTTGATAGGCCTCCTCCACCTCGCCAATGGAGAGCAGAAACTCCTCGCAGTCCCGCTCAATCATGAACTGATCGTTCTTGCAGTCAAATCCATTTGCAAAAGCCATGGCGGCCTCTTTCCCATGGAGTCTCCCGATGGCGAAAAAGCCGTACCGGTGATAGTACCAAAAGGGAAATGGGGCTAGCTCCAGCAGATCGATCAGTTCCTGATATCGACCGGCAACCAGCAGCGAGGAGAGGCAAGGCGACACGCCCCGATAATATCCTCCTCCACCAGGACTGCGCTTTGCCTCTTTCCAATGAATCCGGACGGTATCGATGAAATGGTCAACCCATCGTGATGCCATCTTGGGAGAGGCGCACAGCTCTCCCCACCTGTCGCCCATGATGTCCAAATAGCAGTAGCCATCTTCTTCGTAGGCCTTCCAAACCCGTTGCAGCCACTTGTCTCGCTGTTTGTCATCAACAGGGGCAGAAGCAATGATCGGAACCAGTGCATCAATGGCGTTGTTGACAGCGGTTCCAATTGCGCCAGATGATGAATCTACCTGTTCGAGGGCAGGTGCGACCTTTTCCAGAAATTTGACCGCCCCCTCTGCGCCGAGCGCCGGATCCGTCTTGGCCGCCTTCTTGACCTCGGCCACAGCCTCTTTCACCCGCTGACAGGCGGGCTGTGACCGCCAACCGAAGGCGTTCCTACGGAACCGGGGCGCGAAGGTCCACTTGTATGCTGGCGTCGTCATGGCGTGATCACCCTCACCATTTCTTCCGGTCCAGCAGCGCCATGAGGTTGCGTTTGCGCCGGTGCTCATTGCGCACGCCGGCCACGATGGCCGGAAACTCCTCTGCCTTGCCCATGGAACCGAGGAGCTTCTTGATCTTGGCGAGGTACTCCACCGCCCCCTCATAATTGCGCTTATCGGCGTGCTTCAGAAGGATCCGGATGTGTTCTCGGTAGATCTGGACCGAGTTGTAGGGATCCGTTTTTTCCCGCAGGCCAGCCAGTTCCAGCCATAGCGGCCCAGAGCATCCGCCCTTCCGGGCCTCGTCCCAGGCTGAGTCCATGTCCTTCTCCCACAGGAACACCTGAACCAGGATGGAGCGGTCGTTCAGGGATCCGTAGTCCCACCGCCGCCGACCGGCATGTTGCTGTTTTGATGCTGCGATCTGCTCCCGGATATGGGCCAACGCCTTCTCCCGCCATTCCGGCCACGCCTTGGCCAGCTTGGCGTGCTCGGCCAGGGTCTTGTACATGTCAAAGGATGTACGCCCGGTGAAAGCGGTCCAGGTCAGGGCCATGGCGTCATCATGCCGACCACGCCGGTGATAGGCGTGCGCGATGAACTCCCGCAGCCGGGCGTCGCCGCCTTTTTCCGGAAAGGCCTTCCAACCCCGCTCGGCCCACTCCAGGGCGGTGTTGTCATGGCCATCCTTCAGGTAGATTTCGGCGATCTCCAGAAAATGGTACTGGCTGGACAGGTCCTTCAACTTGATGGCCACCAGTTCTTCCACGTTGCCGGATGCCTTGGCCAGGGACTCCATCATGGAGGTGATGCGGTACCGTTTGCTGTCATAGCGTTTGGCATCCTGCTCCCCCGGCCCCAGCGCCTTCACCTTGGCCCATGCCTGTTCAGTCAGTTTCCGATACCGGGCCAGGCCGGCATTCCCCAGCACGTCGGCATAGGTTTCGGCGGCATGGGAAAAGGTGCCCCAGTCGTTGCCCAGCTCCCAGGCAAAGAGCCGTTCCGCCAGGGGTGCGGGCTCTGGCTTGGCCTTGCGGCAGGCCTTGTGGTGAATCTCTTGCAACTGCTCCATCAGCATGCCCATGTCGCCGCCGGAGTCGTCCACCTGTTCCACGGCGCGTTCCATGACGCCGAGGCCGTGCTCCGTGATTTCGATCACCGCCTCGGCATGGCCCTCGTGGAGAAGCTCCTCGATGGACTCGACCACCTCGCCGATGCCGCTGGAATAGTCGGGCATGCGCCGCCAGTCGACGAAGTCGTCGGACCAAGCCGCATCTTCGATGGCATCCTTCCAGACCGAGAGGTCCAGCTTGTCCCGGCTGGTTTTGGCGGTCATGGCCAACAGGCGGCGGTTGAGCCGGTCATCCTCCTCACACTGTTCCAGGAGCATCTCCACCAGGGCATCTTTGCTCTTGCCCATGAGGAAATCGCGGACATCCTTCTCGCCGATGCTATCGCTGGCCTTTTTGCCGGCCTCCGCCAAGGGGGCCTTCTGGTCCCTCGCCAGCCAGGCCAGCCCGACGGCAACGCAGTGCTTGCAGAACTCGTCATCCTCGCCCAGCGGGCACGAGCAATCGTATTCCAGTTCGTCGTCCTCAACCCAGAGCTGAACCTTGTAGGCGCGCGCGCCCTGCACCTTGCCGGTGATGACCCCATCGCTCTCCTTCAGGCTGGTGACCGCCCCATCCTGGAAATATTCATTCCCGCGCCAATAGTAGCGCTTGCCCGCCATCTCCATCATGGCAGCGGTGGTCAGGGTTTTTGCCAGTGTGTCGGGGGTGCTCTTTTTCCGTGCCATCAGAGCCTTCCATGGCATGATTCAGGTTGAGAACGCATCCATGCTATCAGGAAATCAAATTGACGCGCTATAGGCAATCTGCATATGATGCTGGGTGACGGTGGGGACTCATGCGAATTCAAGCGAGTGGAACCATGGCTGGATCCAAGCTCGATGGCCTTTCCCAAATCCAGCGAGAGCGGCTGTTTTATCTGGAGTTCCGGGCCTTTTTCCTGGGCGCGGTGAACCGGTATGACATTGTCAACCGATTTGGCGTGAAAGATGCCGCCGGTACCCGGGACATCCGGCTCTATCGGGATCTGGCCCCGGGCAACATCGAGTACGAATACCGGATTCGCAGCTACCTGCCCACGGACCAGCTCAGGCCGCTGTTCACTTTCGATGTGCCTCAGGCGATGGTAGCCATTGCCCATGGGCTGGGCGATGATTTCGTTGGGACCGGAAAGCCGCTCATCACATGCGAGATGCCGACCCACTTGAACACGCCGGACATCGACGTGTTGGCGGCCATGACCCGGGCCATCCATCTGCGGCGTGCGGTGAAGCTCACCTACCGCTCATTGAGCAGTGGGGCTACCCGCAAGGAGATCGTCCCCTACGCCCTGGTGGATAATGGGCTGCGCTGGCATGTGCGCGCCTACGACCGAAAGCGGCAGCGGTTCTCGGATTTCGTCATCAACCGCATGAGCGGTCCGAAACTGTTGGATGGGGAGGAGTTCCCCGAAAGCGAAACCCGGGAGGCGGATAACCAGTGGAACCGCATCGTGACCATGGAGATGGTCCCCCACCCGAGGTTGAAGCACCCGGAGACCATCGCTCATGAGTATGCCATGAAGGATGGTGTGCTCACGGTCAACGTCCGGGCCGCCGTGGCAGGGTATGTGCTCCGTCGCTGGAACGTGGATTGTTCCGAGAATCATCACCTGGACGGGGCCGAAGTCCACTTGTGGCTCCGGAACCGGCCAACGCTGTATGGGGTGGAAGGGCTGGTCATTGCGCCGGGCTACACGGAATCGACATGACGAATACGCAGATTCAGTCCGCAGTCTTGGATGCTGTCAGGCAAGCGGGGCAACTCTTCCACCGCCTGATTTTATTGGTGGGGCCATCCGGCTCGGGCAAGACGCGCCTGTTGCGCGATGTCGGCCACTCCACCGGATGGCCGGTCATCAACCTCAACCTCGAACTGTCCAAAGGCATGCTCGAACTGTCCAACAGGAAAAGAGCCATGAAGGCAGGCCGGTTGATGGCGGAAATCGTCGAGCGTGATGGGGCTGACGTCACGCTGTTGGATAACCTGGAGTTGCTGTTTGAACCATCGCTCATGCTGGACCCTCTCCGGCTGCTTCAGGGAATAGCCCGGGACAGAACCGTGGTTGCCGCATGGAATGGTCGTTTGACCGATGGCCATCTTGATTACG encodes:
- the tnpA gene encoding IS200/IS605 family transposase, which gives rise to MKYRYGSHTVYNIEYHFVWATKYRYKVLSGEVATSVREYVRQTCEAFEIRILKGVVSKDHVHILVSAPPNMAPSEIMRRIKGRSSSKLFEEYPHLKKRYWGRHFWARGYFCATVGQITDEMVQEYLEHHFEPNPNDKFQLEPE
- the arfB gene encoding alternative ribosome rescue aminoacyl-tRNA hydrolase ArfB, with protein sequence MDDLVITESLTIPAGDLMESFIRASGSGGQNVNKVSTAVQLRFSAKRCTVLSQEMFQRLKGIAGSRMTKDGELIIDARRFRTQVGNQLDARERLAELIRQALERPKTRRPTKRTLGSKKRRLEGKRNRAQIKQGRKRIQLD
- the brxF gene encoding BREX-3 system P-loop-containing protein BrxF; the encoded protein is MTNTQIQSAVLDAVRQAGQLFHRLILLVGPSGSGKTRLLRDVGHSTGWPVINLNLELSKGMLELSNRKRAMKAGRLMAEIVERDGADVTLLDNLELLFEPSLMLDPLRLLQGIARDRTVVAAWNGRLTDGHLDYAEPGHPEHRRYMAKDLLIVELGNQ
- the trxC gene encoding thioredoxin TrxC, which encodes MGDTYQVVCPSCSATNRLGVERPALEGRCGRCKNKLFQGKPVDLTGATFASHIGNSHIPVLVDFWAEWCGPCKMMAPVFAQAASSLEPRVRVAKVDTEAERTIAGQYGIQSIPTMIIFRDGREVARQSGAMPLQSLLGWVNQHA
- a CDS encoding helix-turn-helix transcriptional regulator, giving the protein MAGSKLDGLSQIQRERLFYLEFRAFFLGAVNRYDIVNRFGVKDAAGTRDIRLYRDLAPGNIEYEYRIRSYLPTDQLRPLFTFDVPQAMVAIAHGLGDDFVGTGKPLITCEMPTHLNTPDIDVLAAMTRAIHLRRAVKLTYRSLSSGATRKEIVPYALVDNGLRWHVRAYDRKRQRFSDFVINRMSGPKLLDGEEFPESETREADNQWNRIVTMEMVPHPRLKHPETIAHEYAMKDGVLTVNVRAAVAGYVLRRWNVDCSENHHLDGAEVHLWLRNRPTLYGVEGLVIAPGYTEST
- a CDS encoding SWIM zinc finger family protein; this encodes MARKKSTPDTLAKTLTTAAMMEMAGKRYYWRGNEYFQDGAVTSLKESDGVITGKVQGARAYKVQLWVEDDELEYDCSCPLGEDDEFCKHCVAVGLAWLARDQKAPLAEAGKKASDSIGEKDVRDFLMGKSKDALVEMLLEQCEEDDRLNRRLLAMTAKTSRDKLDLSVWKDAIEDAAWSDDFVDWRRMPDYSSGIGEVVESIEELLHEGHAEAVIEITEHGLGVMERAVEQVDDSGGDMGMLMEQLQEIHHKACRKAKPEPAPLAERLFAWELGNDWGTFSHAAETYADVLGNAGLARYRKLTEQAWAKVKALGPGEQDAKRYDSKRYRITSMMESLAKASGNVEELVAIKLKDLSSQYHFLEIAEIYLKDGHDNTALEWAERGWKAFPEKGGDARLREFIAHAYHRRGRHDDAMALTWTAFTGRTSFDMYKTLAEHAKLAKAWPEWREKALAHIREQIAASKQQHAGRRRWDYGSLNDRSILVQVFLWEKDMDSAWDEARKGGCSGPLWLELAGLREKTDPYNSVQIYREHIRILLKHADKRNYEGAVEYLAKIKKLLGSMGKAEEFPAIVAGVRNEHRRKRNLMALLDRKKW